In Primulina eburnea isolate SZY01 chromosome 3, ASM2296580v1, whole genome shotgun sequence, one DNA window encodes the following:
- the LOC140828463 gene encoding transcription factor MYB108-like, translated as MKMDDLHAKVSRNYSGSDEESMELRRGPWTVEEDFILINYIAHHGDGRWNSLARSAGLKRTGKSCRLRWLNYLRPEVRRGNITLEEQLLILELHSRWGNRWSKIAQHLPGRTDNEIKNYWRTRIQKHAKQLKCDVNSKQFKDTMRYLWMPRLVERIQAASAVGAGAAEVAGASSSTTNANSATATATGDHRPLSYQNNNNNLDVSSGQMMMPPPDPSRGVHFCTQETSSAAVSSDSFGTQVSPVSDLTECYNYPVNEGSNQDCYLANQPLCYNHDQSLTSPAGYNFNHGLDFPVMDQNCNQWVDGADASDALWNVDDMWFLQQFNSNNV; from the exons ATGAAAATGGATGATCTACATGCTAAGGTTTCAAGAAATTACAGTGGAAGTGATGAGGAATCAATGGAGTTAAGAAGAGGGCCGTGGACTGTTGAAGAGGACTTCATTCTCATCAACTACATAGCTCACCATGGAGATGGCCGCTGGAATTCCCTTGCTCGATCAGCTG GTCTGAAGAGAACTGGGAAGAGTTGCAGGTTGAGGTGGCTGAATTATTTGCGGCCTGAGGTTCGAAGGGGAAATATAACTCTCGAAGAACAGCTTCTGATTCTTGAGCTCCATTCTCGATGGGGCAATAG GTGGTCGAAAATCGCTCAACATTTACCTGGTAGAACTGATAACGAGATAAAAAATTATTGGAGAACCAGAATTCAAAAACATGCGAAGCAGCTGAAATGTGACGTGAATAGCAAACAATTTAAGGATACCATGCGGTACCTATGGATGCCGAGGCTGGTTGAGAGGATTCAGGCAGCCTCCGCCGTTGGCGCAGGAGCTGCAGAGGTGGCGGGGGCTTCCTCCTCCACAACCAATGCCAACTCCGCCACCGCCACCGCCACAGGAGATCACCGGCCTCTCAGCTAccaaaacaacaacaataatctTGATGTGAGCTCGGGTCAGATGATGATGCCACCACCTGATCCTAGCCGAGGTGTTCACTTCTGCACGCAGGAAACCTCCAGCGCCGCCGTGTCTTCTGACTCTTTCGGGACTCAAGTTTCACCGGTTTCCGACCTGACTGAGTGCTACAACTACCCAGTTAACGAGGGAAGCAATCAAGATTGCTATCTTGCCAATCAACCTCTGTGTTACAACCATGATCAGTCTTTAACTAGCCCGGCCGGCTAcaattttaaccatggcttaGATTTTCCTGTCATGGATCAAAACTGCAACCAGTGGGTGGACGGTGCAGATGCGTCGGATGCTCTGTGGAATGTTGATGACATGTGGTTCTTACAGCAATTCAACAGCAATAAtgtttaa